In a genomic window of Magnolia sinica isolate HGM2019 chromosome 14, MsV1, whole genome shotgun sequence:
- the LOC131225495 gene encoding uncharacterized protein LOC131225495 translates to MKMSRFGVSMGCFYTCRDRTNVSRFGTRVWNLTERPIDLQIRVGSLLKRAHTLKPGNSKRLKCKSIYKAYMPVSGGRHSFYYDETCQPYVWIQDSVSDFSRMVKQQYISLEDLRDCSEIRIYRDHERGCILVHKKPRPDFC, encoded by the coding sequence ATGAAAATGTCGCGTTTCGGTGTCTCGATGGGGTGTTTTTACACTTGCCGCGACCGTACAAATGTGTCGAGATTCGGGACAAGGGTGTGGAACTTGACAGAGAGGCCCATTGATCTGCAAATAAGGGTGGGATCTTTGTTGAAGAGAGCACACACATTGAAGCCAGGGAATTCAAAGAGATTGAAATGCAAGAGTATATACAAAGCATACATGCCAGTAAGTGGTGGGAGGCATAGCTTCTATTATGATGAGACATGCCAACCTTATGTTTGGATACAAGATAGTGTGAGTGATTTTTCAAGGATGGTTAAGCAACAATACATTAGTCTTGAAGATTTGAGGGATTGTTCTGAGATTAGGATTTATAGGGACCATGAAAGAGGTTGCATTTTGGTGCACAAGAAACCAAGGCCTGATTTCTGTTGA